The DNA sequence TTCCCGCGCATGGTATTGACAGAATCCGGCTTTTTCACTATAGTTACAGAGGACAAAAAAATATACGACATTCCTGCATCATGCAGGAGAGGTTCATAGCAACAAACCCTCTATAAAAAACTATGGTTCTGATAAAATTGATCAGCCATATCCGCGGGGATATGGTTTTTATTTTTTTCGGGCTGATTTTTATATATCGAGGAGCCTCTCTTGTATGCGCAGTACCATATGAGGAGGCTTTTTTCTATGTCTGGAAGAAAAGATGAAGAATTGAAGGATGTTACTTTGCTTGGCAATCAGGGGACACAATATTTGTTTGAATACTCGCCGTCCATCCTGGAGGCTTTTGATAATAAGCACCCGAACCGCGACTATTTCGTGAAATTCAACTGCCCGGAGTTTACGAGCCTGTGCCCGAAAACGGGCCAGCCGGACTTTGCGACCATCTATATCAGCTATATTCCTGATCAGAGGATGGTTGAAAGCAAGTCACTGAAGCTGTATTTGTTCAGCTTCCGCAATCATGGCGACTTTC is a window from the Bacillus infantis NRRL B-14911 genome containing:
- the queF gene encoding preQ(1) synthase, which translates into the protein MSGRKDEELKDVTLLGNQGTQYLFEYSPSILEAFDNKHPNRDYFVKFNCPEFTSLCPKTGQPDFATIYISYIPDQRMVESKSLKLYLFSFRNHGDFHEDCMNIIMNDLIELMDPRYIEVWGKFTPRGGISIDPYTNYGKPGTKYEKMAEYRMMNHDLYPETIDNR